In Marinomonas posidonica IVIA-Po-181, a single window of DNA contains:
- a CDS encoding sarcosine oxidase subunit alpha, which yields MSQKNRLQEGGRIDRGQPLTFTFNGESYQGYAGDTLASALIANGVDVIGRSFKYSRPRGLVAAGAEEPNGVVQLGATEATQIPNVRATQQSLYQGLVAASTNGWPNVETDLMGLVGKIGGKMMPPGFYYKTFMFPQSMWPTYESYIRKAAGLGRASKEKDVDIYDKMNQHTDLLVVGAGPAGLMAALVAARAGIRVIIADEQNEFGGSLLSSNERIDGKPAAEWVAEVVNELAQFDDVLMLANSQVNGYHDHNFLTIQQHCTDQFADRAPNGAVAQRLHRVRAKWVVLATGAHERPLVFGNNDLPGSMQASAVSTYINRFGVVPGKELVLMTSNDNAYRAAIDWHDAGRRVVAIVDSRTTPQGAWIEAARERGISIIVGSGVIEAHGSKRVTGVSIAPLNESGDKVTGSIVKMKADTIATSGGWSPVIHLSCHTGSRPVWSDEVIGFLPGPSLQKQLTAGAINGAFTTAEALSQGREAAYDALVHLGLDKPEVSVPSTEDVVEGTPMALFHIPHIKPTSKAPKQFVDYQNDVTAAGIELACREGFESIEHVKRYTAMGFGTDQGKLGNINGMAIAAKALQQSIPETGTTIFRPNYTPVTFGAIAGRDCGELFDPKRFTAMHAWHVERGAKFEDVGQWKRPWYFPKGNESMQEALNRECLATRESVGILDASTLGKIDIQGKDAREFLGRVYSNAWAKLAVGKCRYGLMCGEDGMVFDDGVTSCLGENHFLMTTTTGGAAHVLEWLELYHQTEWPEMEVYFTSVTDHWSTMTISGPNSRKLLEKLTDDDVSKDSFAYMDWKHITVAGVPARVFRISFTGELSYEINVQANYGMQVWKALFEHEETFNLTPYGTETMHILRAEKGFIIAGQDTDGSVHPFDLGMPWAVAMKKPFSFIGKRGMQREDCVRADRKQLVGLKTIDPNVVLPEGAQGVFDPQAPIPMPMVGHVSSSYWSACLGRSVAMGFVKGGHDKMGEKVFYPLVDGRVVEAEICSPIFLDPKGERQHV from the coding sequence ATGTCTCAGAAAAATCGTCTTCAAGAAGGTGGCCGAATTGATCGTGGTCAGCCATTAACCTTTACTTTCAATGGTGAGTCTTATCAAGGCTACGCAGGCGACACGCTGGCTTCGGCGTTAATCGCAAATGGTGTGGATGTGATCGGTCGGAGTTTTAAATACAGCCGACCTAGAGGTCTGGTTGCTGCCGGTGCAGAAGAGCCAAATGGTGTGGTGCAACTGGGGGCCACAGAAGCCACTCAAATACCAAACGTACGTGCAACACAACAGTCTCTCTATCAAGGTTTAGTGGCCGCTTCAACCAATGGTTGGCCAAATGTGGAAACCGACTTGATGGGATTGGTAGGGAAAATCGGTGGCAAGATGATGCCTCCGGGGTTCTATTATAAAACCTTCATGTTCCCGCAATCCATGTGGCCGACTTATGAGTCTTATATCCGTAAAGCCGCCGGTCTAGGCCGAGCCTCAAAAGAAAAAGACGTCGACATTTACGACAAGATGAATCAGCACACAGATTTGTTGGTCGTGGGAGCAGGCCCCGCTGGCTTAATGGCGGCTTTAGTGGCTGCACGGGCTGGCATACGGGTCATCATTGCCGATGAGCAAAATGAGTTTGGTGGCAGTTTATTGAGTAGTAACGAACGCATTGACGGTAAACCTGCCGCTGAGTGGGTAGCGGAAGTCGTTAATGAACTGGCTCAATTTGACGATGTTTTAATGCTTGCGAATTCTCAAGTGAACGGTTATCACGATCATAACTTCTTAACCATCCAACAGCATTGTACCGATCAATTTGCTGACCGTGCTCCTAATGGTGCTGTGGCTCAGCGTTTGCATCGTGTGCGAGCCAAGTGGGTGGTATTGGCAACGGGAGCCCATGAGCGTCCATTGGTGTTTGGTAATAATGATTTGCCAGGCTCAATGCAAGCCAGTGCGGTGTCGACCTATATTAATCGCTTTGGTGTGGTGCCGGGGAAAGAGCTGGTATTGATGACTTCAAATGACAATGCTTACCGCGCCGCCATTGATTGGCACGATGCTGGTCGTCGTGTGGTGGCCATTGTGGATTCACGTACAACCCCACAAGGGGCGTGGATTGAGGCCGCTCGTGAACGTGGAATCAGCATCATTGTTGGCTCAGGTGTGATTGAAGCCCATGGCAGTAAGCGTGTGACTGGCGTGTCGATTGCGCCTTTAAATGAATCTGGTGATAAAGTCACTGGCTCTATTGTCAAAATGAAAGCAGATACCATCGCCACTTCGGGTGGTTGGAGTCCTGTAATTCACTTGTCTTGTCATACCGGTTCTCGTCCTGTTTGGAGTGATGAGGTGATTGGGTTCTTGCCCGGACCAAGTTTGCAAAAGCAACTTACTGCAGGGGCAATTAACGGCGCATTCACAACGGCTGAAGCCTTATCTCAGGGGCGTGAAGCGGCTTATGATGCGTTAGTGCATCTTGGTTTAGACAAGCCTGAAGTGAGTGTTCCAAGTACAGAAGATGTGGTAGAAGGCACACCAATGGCGCTGTTCCATATTCCACACATTAAACCGACGTCAAAAGCGCCTAAGCAATTTGTCGATTATCAAAATGACGTCACCGCAGCAGGCATTGAATTAGCCTGTCGTGAAGGGTTTGAATCCATTGAACATGTGAAGCGTTATACCGCCATGGGCTTTGGTACGGATCAAGGCAAGCTTGGCAACATCAATGGTATGGCGATTGCGGCAAAAGCCTTGCAGCAAAGCATTCCTGAAACGGGTACCACGATTTTCCGTCCTAACTACACTCCCGTCACTTTTGGTGCCATTGCTGGCCGTGATTGCGGTGAACTATTTGATCCAAAACGCTTTACTGCCATGCATGCTTGGCATGTAGAGCGCGGCGCCAAATTTGAAGATGTGGGTCAATGGAAACGTCCTTGGTACTTCCCGAAAGGCAATGAAAGTATGCAAGAAGCCCTCAATCGAGAGTGTTTGGCCACTCGTGAGTCCGTTGGTATTTTGGACGCATCGACGCTAGGTAAAATTGACATCCAAGGGAAAGATGCTCGTGAATTTTTAGGGCGAGTTTATTCAAATGCTTGGGCGAAGTTGGCCGTGGGCAAATGTCGCTATGGTCTGATGTGTGGTGAAGACGGCATGGTGTTCGACGATGGCGTGACCTCTTGCCTAGGGGAAAATCACTTCTTGATGACCACTACGACGGGGGGAGCGGCGCATGTGTTGGAATGGTTGGAACTCTACCATCAGACGGAATGGCCTGAAATGGAAGTGTACTTTACTTCGGTGACAGATCATTGGTCGACAATGACCATTTCTGGTCCCAACAGTCGCAAGTTGCTGGAAAAACTCACTGACGATGACGTGTCAAAAGACAGCTTTGCCTACATGGATTGGAAACACATCACTGTGGCTGGCGTACCTGCACGGGTGTTCCGTATCTCGTTTACTGGGGAATTGTCTTATGAGATTAATGTGCAAGCCAACTATGGAATGCAGGTTTGGAAAGCCCTGTTTGAGCATGAGGAAACCTTTAATCTGACGCCATACGGTACTGAGACCATGCACATTTTGCGTGCTGAGAAGGGCTTTATTATTGCCGGTCAAGACACCGATGGTTCGGTGCACCCATTTGACTTAGGCATGCCTTGGGCGGTTGCTATGAAGAAGCCGTTTAGCTTTATAGGGAAGCGAGGTATGCAACGAGAAGATTGTGTTCGTGCAGACCGTAAGCAGCTTGTCGGATTAAAAACCATTGATCCTAATGTGGTCTTGCCAGAAGGCGCACAAGGGGTATTTGATCCGCAAGCGCCGATTCCGATGCCAATGGTTGGTCACGTATCGTCGAGCTACTGGAGTGCGTGCTTAGGTCGATCCGTGGCCATGGGCTTTGTAAAAGGCGGCCATGACAAAATGGGAGAAAAAGTGTTTTACCCACTGGTCGATGGTCGTGTGGTGGAAGCTGAGATATGCAGTCCAATTTTCTTAGATCCTAAAGGGGAGCGCCAACATGTCTGA